A stretch of Desulfotalea psychrophila LSv54 DNA encodes these proteins:
- the moaA gene encoding GTP 3',8-cyclase MoaA — MNVSPGPSSPQSKLVDTHGRSITYLRLSITDRCNLRCRYCMPEEGVQFLDHSEILSYQELLRISRIFVGFGVNKIRITGGEPFVRRDCVDFMQALMEQTAHLDLRVTTNGIALSPHLGRLKEMGLGGINLSLDTLDPLRFSQITRRDGLTKVLAVFHQILSLGIPLKVNTVVMEDTSDEELRQMAALTEDNPIQLRFIELMPFSGKESGEIKKALSLEDRLVRLFPELTEISSAQIETARKFSLPGYRGNLGLIEGESRKFCAHCNKVRITSCGMLKNCLYDSGVLDLRALLRNGADDVEVAERIQQAVLGKLKDGHVTAELQDKICEDSMATIGG, encoded by the coding sequence ATGAATGTCTCACCGGGGCCCAGTTCCCCGCAGTCTAAGTTGGTTGATACGCATGGCCGTTCAATTACTTATCTTAGGCTTTCCATAACCGATCGTTGTAACCTCCGTTGTCGTTACTGTATGCCGGAAGAGGGTGTCCAGTTCCTTGATCACTCTGAAATTCTCTCCTATCAGGAACTCCTCCGTATCAGCCGTATTTTTGTCGGATTCGGGGTGAATAAAATTAGGATAACCGGTGGAGAACCCTTTGTTCGCCGGGACTGTGTTGATTTTATGCAGGCCCTGATGGAGCAAACAGCGCATTTGGACCTGCGGGTCACCACCAATGGCATTGCCCTCTCCCCACATCTTGGCCGCCTAAAAGAGATGGGGCTTGGGGGAATAAACCTCAGTCTTGATACCCTTGATCCCCTTCGCTTCAGCCAGATTACCCGCCGAGACGGTTTAACGAAGGTGCTTGCCGTTTTTCATCAGATCCTCTCTTTGGGGATTCCTCTCAAGGTAAATACCGTGGTCATGGAGGATACCAGTGATGAGGAGTTACGGCAGATGGCGGCATTAACTGAAGATAATCCCATTCAACTGCGATTTATCGAGCTGATGCCCTTTTCCGGTAAGGAGAGTGGGGAAATTAAGAAGGCCCTGTCGCTTGAGGATCGTCTCGTCAGACTTTTTCCAGAGCTTACGGAGATCTCTTCTGCCCAGATAGAGACGGCACGGAAATTTTCCCTGCCCGGATATAGGGGGAATCTCGGCCTTATTGAAGGAGAATCGCGTAAGTTTTGTGCCCACTGTAATAAGGTTCGAATCACCTCCTGCGGTATGTTGAAGAACTGTCTCTATGATAGTGGCGTGCTTGATCTGCGGGCCCTGCTCAGAAATGGGGCAGATGATGTCGAGGTGGCGGAGAGAATTCAGCAGGCTGTCCTCGGCAAGTTGAAAGATGGGCATGTAACGGCTGAGTTGCAGGATAAAATATGTGAAGATTCAATGGCGACCATTGGGGGTTGA
- a CDS encoding winged helix-turn-helix domain-containing protein: MKLDNADSLSIKTKIWIENDQNDLHFGKGKTEILERIEVDGSIARAAENMGMNYKKAWTHIKTLQQNVSDELVISQKGRGSGGGTTLTPKAKELIRNYRLLQAEVEEFANKRFAELFLQK; the protein is encoded by the coding sequence ATGAAGTTAGATAATGCGGACTCTTTGAGCATCAAAACCAAGATATGGATCGAAAATGACCAGAATGATTTACATTTTGGGAAGGGGAAAACAGAAATTCTTGAACGAATAGAGGTGGATGGTTCCATTGCCAGGGCTGCTGAAAATATGGGTATGAACTATAAAAAAGCATGGACTCATATTAAGACCCTGCAGCAAAATGTTTCGGACGAGTTGGTGATTAGTCAAAAGGGACGGGGCAGTGGCGGCGGAACAACCCTGACCCCAAAGGCCAAAGAGCTTATCCGTAATTATCGTCTTCTCCAGGCAGAGGTCGAGGAGTTTGCCAATAAGCGTTTTGCGGAACTTTTTTTACAGAAGTAG
- the fdh3B gene encoding formate dehydrogenase FDH3 subunit beta, giving the protein MSSEQARMKSFCDSDRCIECFGCSVACAEAHDLPVGISRRKVITLFEGIEGKEISTSIACMHCADAPCQKVCPVDCFYIREDGIVLHDKEKCIGCGYCLYACPFGAPQFPRDGAFGTKGAMDKCTMCAGGPVETNSEKERQLYGQNRIAEGKVPICAAVCATNALLVGDAEEVSNIYRKRVSSRGKGA; this is encoded by the coding sequence ATGAGTAGTGAACAAGCTCGAATGAAGTCTTTTTGCGACAGCGATCGCTGTATTGAGTGCTTTGGCTGCAGTGTCGCCTGCGCCGAAGCACATGACCTCCCCGTTGGCATAAGCCGCAGGAAGGTTATCACCCTATTTGAAGGTATTGAGGGAAAGGAGATTTCCACCTCAATTGCCTGCATGCACTGTGCCGACGCTCCCTGCCAAAAGGTATGTCCCGTTGACTGTTTCTATATCAGGGAAGATGGCATAGTCCTCCATGATAAGGAAAAATGTATCGGCTGTGGCTACTGTCTCTACGCATGTCCCTTCGGCGCACCCCAGTTTCCCCGGGACGGAGCCTTTGGCACAAAAGGCGCCATGGATAAATGCACCATGTGTGCAGGAGGTCCCGTCGAAACAAATAGTGAAAAAGAGCGACAGCTTTATGGGCAAAACCGGATAGCAGAGGGCAAGGTGCCCATCTGTGCTGCGGTTTGTGCAACCAATGCCCTATTGGTTGGTGACGCCGAGGAAGTCTCTAATATTTACCGAAAAAGAGTCAGTTCCAGAGGTAAAGGAGCATAA
- a CDS encoding formate dehydrogenase subunit gamma — MIKKFLISIITTLSLASAAYAADSQIWGTMIIPNILGYGQEQSLHLGPWFTFLQGVYFSKIFLATIIGVPALFLGHYLIFGPKIFSHAGKKIYIFPAMQRIVHLLAAVAFIILIPSGLMIVFAKYLGGGPLVAGARHLHGIATLIFLLSLIPMFLFWVREMLPTADDIKWVLILGGYLSKEIKEIPAGKFNAGQKMWFWMATVGGLIMIGTGAAMYLQDFNYGIASSLGLSQIDLLRISVLVHNGLALLITAFFFTHAYMSLFAIKGAIHSIINGYKEHDEVMYLHSSYYKQLKQSGKIE; from the coding sequence GTGATAAAGAAATTTCTGATTTCTATCATCACTACCCTATCTTTGGCATCAGCTGCATATGCAGCTGATAGCCAAATTTGGGGGACGATGATAATTCCGAACATCCTCGGTTATGGGCAAGAACAGTCACTACATCTAGGCCCATGGTTCACCTTCTTGCAAGGTGTCTATTTTTCAAAAATTTTCCTCGCCACTATCATAGGCGTGCCAGCTCTCTTTCTCGGCCATTACCTTATCTTTGGCCCGAAAATATTCTCCCATGCTGGAAAAAAAATCTATATCTTCCCTGCCATGCAAAGAATCGTCCACCTGCTGGCAGCGGTGGCCTTTATCATTCTTATTCCAAGCGGATTAATGATCGTCTTTGCAAAGTATCTGGGTGGAGGTCCCCTGGTGGCAGGCGCCAGACATCTACACGGCATTGCCACCCTTATTTTTCTTCTCTCCCTGATTCCAATGTTTTTATTTTGGGTCCGTGAGATGCTGCCAACAGCCGATGATATCAAATGGGTTTTGATCCTCGGTGGCTATCTCAGTAAAGAGATAAAGGAGATCCCCGCAGGTAAATTTAATGCCGGGCAGAAGATGTGGTTTTGGATGGCAACGGTGGGTGGCCTTATTATGATCGGCACCGGAGCCGCCATGTATTTGCAGGATTTCAACTATGGTATAGCCAGCAGTTTAGGACTATCTCAGATTGACCTGCTGCGAATTTCTGTCCTTGTCCATAATGGACTTGCTCTTCTCATTACCGCCTTCTTTTTCACCCACGCCTATATGTCCCTCTTTGCGATAAAAGGGGCAATACACAGCATCATAAATGGCTACAAGGAACATGATGAGGTGATGTATCTTCACAGCTCATATTACAAGCAACTGAAGCAGAGTGGCAAAATAGAGTAG
- a CDS encoding methyl-accepting chemotaxis protein, with the protein MSLGDMALRTKLIAGFTTILGLLVVVSLVGYMALNGASKGFGEYRKMARDANLAGRLQANMLMVRMNVKDFIINGSDKDVRQFEEYIEKAEGFIEEAQVEINETSRAAKIDKVDENQGLYQKYFVKVIALKAKRDQLVNNVLNVNGPIMENSLTDIMVSAEENGNTTAAFNSGLAMKHLLLGRVYMAKFLDTNEQGTVHRVHEEFQKMEKYLDILSAELENPTRRELLAKIVKSKNIYTKSFDRMVAFIFARNTIIAEQLDVMGPAIANNLEEVKLSIKAVQDEIGPRMQASNQRAATTILLFSALAIIIGIMLVFFITRSVLAQLGGDPSEIASVAHSISEGNLVIDFKDSGPAGATGVYNDMEQMAGNLRTMFSGIATGVNTMSSSATELSAISTQMSQNVSNITERSNGVATASEEMSTNMNSVAAAMEESATNINMIATASEEMSSTIGEIAENAGKARTISDQALDKSSSASDNMDQLRMAVNSIGRVVETITDISEQVNLLALNATIEAARAGESGKGFAVVANEIKELANLTANATQDIKVDIEGIQGTTSTTVTQINEISDIIKEVNSVINGIATAVEQQASATNEIAGNVAQASDGISEVNENINQSSGVTDGITRDIRDISGAMNEMSTGSGQVNESAQELSRISENLKEMVDKFKI; encoded by the coding sequence ATGAGCTTAGGCGACATGGCATTACGAACCAAACTTATAGCAGGTTTTACGACGATACTTGGATTGTTAGTGGTGGTTTCACTGGTAGGTTATATGGCACTAAATGGTGCCTCTAAAGGGTTTGGCGAATACCGAAAAATGGCTCGGGATGCTAATCTGGCCGGACGTCTCCAAGCCAACATGTTAATGGTGCGAATGAACGTTAAAGACTTTATCATTAACGGTAGTGACAAGGACGTAAGGCAATTCGAAGAATATATTGAAAAGGCGGAAGGTTTTATCGAAGAGGCCCAGGTTGAGATCAATGAGACTAGCCGGGCAGCTAAAATCGATAAAGTTGACGAAAATCAAGGGCTTTACCAAAAATATTTTGTAAAAGTTATAGCACTAAAGGCCAAACGCGATCAATTGGTAAACAATGTACTTAATGTCAATGGGCCGATTATGGAAAACTCGTTGACAGACATTATGGTGTCGGCAGAAGAAAACGGGAATACGACCGCGGCATTCAACAGTGGCCTGGCTATGAAACATCTGCTTCTGGGCCGCGTCTATATGGCAAAGTTTCTCGATACAAATGAGCAAGGAACTGTTCATCGCGTTCATGAGGAATTTCAGAAAATGGAGAAATATCTGGATATTCTTTCTGCGGAATTAGAAAATCCCACCCGCCGGGAACTGCTGGCAAAGATCGTTAAATCAAAAAATATTTATACAAAATCATTCGATAGGATGGTTGCATTTATCTTTGCAAGAAACACAATAATCGCCGAACAGCTTGATGTAATGGGCCCGGCTATTGCGAACAATCTTGAGGAGGTCAAGCTTTCCATAAAGGCTGTACAGGATGAGATTGGGCCACGCATGCAAGCCTCAAACCAACGGGCTGCAACCACTATTTTATTGTTCAGTGCTCTTGCCATAATTATTGGCATAATGCTGGTATTCTTCATTACCCGAAGTGTACTTGCCCAACTTGGTGGAGATCCTTCTGAAATAGCCAGCGTTGCCCACAGCATCTCTGAAGGGAATCTTGTTATAGATTTTAAAGACTCAGGACCAGCTGGGGCCACGGGCGTTTACAATGATATGGAACAGATGGCGGGTAATCTGAGAACGATGTTCAGTGGAATTGCTACTGGTGTTAACACCATGTCTTCATCCGCCACAGAACTTTCAGCCATATCAACTCAGATGAGTCAAAATGTCTCAAACATTACAGAAAGATCCAATGGTGTGGCAACGGCCTCGGAGGAGATGAGCACCAACATGAACTCAGTTGCTGCTGCAATGGAAGAATCCGCCACAAACATCAATATGATCGCCACTGCCTCCGAGGAGATGTCTTCCACCATAGGTGAAATTGCCGAGAATGCGGGTAAGGCACGGACTATCTCTGATCAGGCATTAGACAAGTCTTCCAGTGCATCTGACAATATGGATCAATTGCGAATGGCCGTAAATTCAATCGGTAGGGTAGTTGAAACTATCACTGACATTTCCGAGCAGGTCAATTTGCTGGCATTGAACGCTACTATTGAAGCCGCCCGGGCAGGTGAATCTGGGAAAGGTTTTGCTGTTGTCGCCAACGAAATCAAGGAACTGGCAAATCTCACCGCAAATGCCACCCAGGATATTAAGGTGGATATCGAAGGGATTCAGGGAACAACTTCAACAACAGTAACTCAGATTAATGAAATTTCCGATATCATAAAAGAGGTCAACAGTGTGATAAACGGTATCGCTACTGCTGTTGAGCAACAAGCTTCTGCAACCAATGAGATTGCTGGCAATGTGGCTCAGGCATCGGACGGGATTAGCGAGGTTAACGAAAACATCAACCAAAGTTCAGGCGTTACCGACGGAATTACTAGAGATATAAGAGATATTAGCGGAGCAATGAACGAAATGTCCACCGGCAGTGGCCAGGTAAATGAGAGCGCTCAAGAGCTCTCACGAATCTCAGAAAATCTGAAAGAGATGGTAGACAAGTTTAAAATCTAA
- a CDS encoding molybdopterin molybdotransferase MoeA → MKIQWRPLGVDMISVPEALSILEKNLPEPRKVQVSLEEAFARRLAEDIAAPEASPRYTSSAMDGFAVRWQDLGGGKDPVSLAIVGESQAGAPCGRVVQEGQAVRISTGAMLAQGVDTVIRVEDTEENGSRVIIKKCKCQGQDVRYAGEEFKQGESLLCRGQELKSRQIALLSAVGFDFVPVYAAPRVSLFTTGTELAHFADKDIKSYQIRDSNAPMLKGSIREAGAVVAECLHVLDDLSSTVESIEGAKQDSDIIICSGGVSVGQHDHVKEAAELAGFTQLFWQIRQKPGKPLYVGKRGKTLLFGLPGNPVSAFMCFQNFVLPTLAALQGLEHIHEGFSARAEKTIANKGKRTNFIRVAITNKQHEEPTFKPIDQQGSHMITSIVKADGYIAMEPGVTLNPGDLTDVFAFA, encoded by the coding sequence GTGAAGATTCAATGGCGACCATTGGGGGTTGATATGATTTCTGTACCTGAAGCACTGTCGATTTTAGAGAAGAACCTACCTGAACCAAGAAAAGTACAGGTGTCACTTGAGGAGGCCTTTGCCCGTCGCCTGGCCGAAGATATCGCGGCTCCCGAGGCCTCGCCTCGCTATACAAGTTCTGCCATGGATGGTTTTGCCGTTCGTTGGCAGGATCTTGGCGGGGGAAAGGATCCGGTCTCCTTAGCTATTGTTGGCGAATCTCAGGCGGGGGCACCCTGCGGACGAGTTGTCCAGGAGGGGCAGGCCGTTCGGATCAGTACCGGAGCCATGCTTGCCCAGGGTGTTGATACGGTTATTCGCGTTGAAGATACTGAAGAAAATGGTAGCAGGGTTATCATTAAAAAATGCAAGTGTCAGGGCCAGGATGTTCGCTATGCGGGGGAGGAATTTAAACAGGGAGAATCTCTTCTCTGTCGGGGCCAGGAGCTGAAATCTCGTCAGATCGCCCTGCTCTCAGCCGTTGGTTTTGATTTTGTCCCGGTATATGCGGCCCCCAGGGTATCCCTCTTCACCACCGGGACTGAACTGGCCCACTTTGCTGATAAAGATATAAAGTCATATCAGATTCGCGATTCAAATGCGCCGATGTTAAAGGGCAGCATTCGGGAAGCGGGTGCTGTGGTTGCTGAATGTCTGCATGTGTTGGATGATTTATCCTCTACCGTAGAGTCAATTGAGGGGGCAAAGCAGGACAGTGATATTATTATCTGTTCAGGTGGTGTTTCCGTGGGGCAACATGATCATGTCAAGGAGGCGGCTGAGCTGGCGGGCTTCACCCAACTCTTCTGGCAGATCAGGCAGAAACCAGGAAAGCCGCTCTATGTTGGCAAACGAGGTAAGACCCTGCTCTTTGGTCTGCCCGGTAATCCCGTATCGGCCTTTATGTGTTTTCAAAACTTTGTTCTGCCCACCCTTGCCGCCCTGCAGGGCCTTGAGCATATTCATGAGGGCTTTTCTGCCCGGGCGGAGAAGACCATTGCCAATAAGGGCAAGAGGACAAACTTTATTCGTGTTGCTATCACCAATAAACAGCATGAGGAGCCCACCTTTAAACCGATCGACCAACAGGGATCGCATATGATCACCTCCATAGTTAAGGCCGATGGCTATATAGCCATGGAACCCGGGGTGACTCTCAATCCTGGTGATCTCACCGATGTATTTGCCTTTGCCTAG